A segment of the Pirellulales bacterium genome:
ACGTCCGCGTCCGCGGAGGGCACCGCCGCTTGAACGCCGTTGCCGCCGACGGCGGCGTGCAATCCTGAAGCTACTATGGCGATTCCAGCGAAAGAGAGCCGTAGTGATGGAAGCATCGATTACCTCAGCGTCTTGTCAGAAGCTTGCACGCGGCCCGGTGCGGCGTGCGTCAGGAGGCGAGCCTGTGGCCGCCCTATCCGCACGCGGGATTGGGCTGGCCGTTGACGCACACGTTGCCGCTGGCGCAGATGCACACAGGGACGGTCTGCCCGCTCTTGTCCGCGGAAAGATAGTTGGACGGGCAGTACGCTTGTCCCATGGGGCAATTCCCCTGGGCCGGCGGCCCCCCTATAATCGTGCATGAGTCGACGGGGAACGCGACGTACGATTGAGTGCAGATAGCTTTGTACAAAACGCCTTTGCACGTGGCGTTGGTGCAGCTTCCGGTGAATACCTGGGTCTTGCATTGGAACCCGGTAGTTGAGAAGCACCCGAGCGCGGCGTTGGTCTTACATGAGGTCATCAAACCTTTGAGGCAACATGATTGCAGCGCCCCGGGGCACTGCTGGCCCAGGTGCATGGCGGAAAGTCGCTCCGCCGCGATTGGCGCCCATCGCGATTGTGGCGCAAGGGCCAAGATCGCTCCGAGAAACAACAAACCAGCCCCCGCGGCGGCGAACGCTGCCTCTAATGATCTCAACCGGCGTTGGACTAACATTTGCAACACTCCTTCCTAAAGAGTTGTCATAGGAACAAAAAACAATATCATCATCCGGCAGGCGCCGGCTATTTAACAATCCTGAACGGCACCAGCAGGGGCTCTCCAGGCCCGCAAGTGACGGCCAGATCGCCGCGCCGTGGGGGCGGGGCATCCGCGCGTGATTGAACACGTAGCCGAGCTGTCAGGAAACCGGCGTCCGATCGCGCCGGCGCCCACTGCCATTCAACCTCAAACCCTTCCGCAGCGACGGAGCTGATCGGTTGCGACGCCAGCTTTGGCCCGCTGAGCAAAAGTTTCGTCTTGCCAATGCCATCGCTGCCGACGCGCACGGCCGCTAGTCGCGGATGCGATTCGAGACCGATCACGCGGCGGAAGAAAAGTGGCAGGACGCTCGACGTGCTTTGCGGGGCCTTGCCGCTCGAGGTTTGTAACTTCGCGGAGATTTTCGCGAGGGCCTGCTCGCCTTCTACATCGGCCAGCGCCACGCATTTTACGCGGCAGACCCCCCCCCCCCCGGAATCGCCGCTGCACGAGACGACCTCGAACGCCGTGGAAGTGCTGGCGGCGGCGATCGACATCCAGTCGATGGGCAGACTGCTCCGCAAGTGAACCGCTCTGACCGCACCTTGCAGCACGTCGTCAGCACCGAACGACAACGACTCCGGCTCTAGCTCGAACGCCATCGTCACGTCGCACTTAATGATGTACCTCGCCGTGTGCCGAGATCCGCGAGCCGCCGTCCAGAGAATGGAGCCGCCCTTTTGGATCGGGCCAATTTGCGCCGTCGTGTCGACGGAAACGTCGACTGTCGCGGTTTCGCCGGGAAGGAGATGCCGGCTGCTCAGAAGCAGTTTGGTACAACCGCAGTTTCTCCCGATGTCTTCGTCACGCTCGACGACGAGCTCGTCGGCGGACGGATTCGTGAAAGTGAATGAGTGAGAAACGGTCGCCCCGGCGACGACCGCCCCCGCGTCGTGTTCAAACACCACAGGCGACGGCTCTGGGTGATCGGTCGCGACCGCATTCTGCGGCCCCGACGTGACGGCGTCGACGGGTTCCGCGACGGTGGCCTTGCCGCAGCCAGCGATCACCACTGCCGCACTCAACAGCATTGCAGCCAAGCCGGCACGGAATTCGAGAGGCCTGTCTTCGCCCATTTTCGATGCTCGCAATAGCAGAGGGTCTTTGAACCAAACCAGCGCGAATTTAGTGTGGCCGCCAGCAACTGTCAAGGGGCAGGGAGCAGGTGCGTCGGCGCAGCCCCGCTCGCGCGTTCGTCGATTGGCGACTTTCCTAGGGGGCGGCAGGCCACTTTTGCGCGAAAATTGTGTTTGCCCTAACCTTGACCGCGCGGATATCAAAGCCCGGACCGCCAGCGAGGCGCGGGTAAATCTCGGGAAAAGCATCAACGCAACGAGGCGTCTCCCCGTACAAATCGAGGGCGACCCAGTCACGGCGCTTCGTGGCGACGAAATCCACCCTATGGTGGCCCAAGTAGCGCCAGAGCGCCTCGGGCGAGGTCAAGGTGCGCGGATTGCACACATGAAATTGCCGCCGAGAGCCGTAAAAGGGATAGACCCGATCTTCGAGAACACAGATCCGTGCGGCATCGCGCAGGCGGCGCTCAATCTGGGTGAACACATCGGTTGAAAAATCGCAGTCGAACCGCGCCGCGTACCCTCTGTGCCACCAATTGGAAAGGCAGTAGACCCCAGCCGCAGGCACGCAAACCATCAGCGCCGCCGTGCAAAACGCATAGACGCGGCCCCTCGGCGTCGCTCGCGTCACCAAGGCCCAAACGACCAGCGCGGCGAGTATGATATTGAGGGCGGTCAGCAAGAGATCCGAAGCGTCGTAATAGAGGGCGAGCCAGGGCCACGTCCGCGCCACGCGCGACCACACCTGCCAGATCGCGATGGCGGCCACCCCAACGGTTATGGCGGCGTGCCAGGTGCGCGATCCGCGCGGCACGAGGCCGTAGGCTACGTACAGCGCGGCCACCGCTGACGTGATCGAGAAGCAGAGGCTGTATCGCGCGGGGGTTTGCCCCGCGTAAAGCTGATTGAGTGTGCCCGGCTCGTTCTCCACGCTAAACGGCGTTACGAGAAACACCGCGGCGGCCCCCACGAGCGCGACCAACAACAGCGACGCGCGATCGCGCCGACGCGGTCGCATTTGCGCGCGCCCCGCCAAGAGAGCCTGAGCGAGCAGGCCTGTGTGCGTTAGCGGCGCGACGACGACAAAGAACGTCGGGCAAGGCCCCATCACGTTTAACAGCGTTTGCCACGCGGCGCGGAACAAATCTGGATTCCTGTTTCCAGCGAGCGTCGTCGACCAGAGACCGGCCGGATAGCCGACCTCAGGAAGCGGCTCGCGCAGGCCCATCGGGTAAAGCGGGCTTCCTGTCAGGACGAGGTTGCGAAAGTACCAGTAGCCGGCAAACGGTGCCGCGAAGATGACGGCCAGCAGCACGTCGCGCGTCGCGCGCCGCCAACCGTTTCGCC
Coding sequences within it:
- a CDS encoding DUF1573 domain-containing protein yields the protein MTVAGGHTKFALVWFKDPLLLRASKMGEDRPLEFRAGLAAMLLSAAVVIAGCGKATVAEPVDAVTSGPQNAVATDHPEPSPVVFEHDAGAVVAGATVSHSFTFTNPSADELVVERDEDIGRNCGCTKLLLSSRHLLPGETATVDVSVDTTAQIGPIQKGGSILWTAARGSRHTARYIIKCDVTMAFELEPESLSFGADDVLQGAVRAVHLRSSLPIDWMSIAAASTSTAFEVVSCSGDSGGGGVCRVKCVALADVEGEQALAKISAKLQTSSGKAPQSTSSVLPLFFRRVIGLESHPRLAAVRVGSDGIGKTKLLLSGPKLASQPISSVAAEGFEVEWQWAPARSDAGFLTARLRVQSRADAPPPRRGDLAVTCGPGEPLLVPFRIVK